Proteins encoded in a region of the Patescibacteria group bacterium genome:
- a CDS encoding class I SAM-dependent methyltransferase, which translates to MATKFKKNDSEENHYVHSHAEPLTEDKIKKQKHDTVAMDPSLKVNLNKLAKDVSYKVDNDSAMNFEHKNFSHLLAMPISLLMTVWAFLKTALCAFLTYIRHEEISYQPQTANEQDCSEGKKIVKWFNFNAALRVWWCVPQEKKGETLRPRFTSLFFDRFSAPLKKIRHGAASWKALDIIYHHEFGRDKTFGSRLADFWIGMRNAQAVRNRHKLVQRELIKVICEIGKMQVNLLSVACGSAEAVIQVVKTVKEEKGIIVKVTLLDLDAKALTYAKGLAKEYGIENQFLTINENIKNLEKVITDSFDVIEMLGFLDYQVYGKAVSLVSRLRALLNKNGVFLTCNIMNNPEKYFLRWVISWPMIYRKPYEVAKIMLAAGFRKENIALIAEPHEIHMMAICKLNSNC; encoded by the coding sequence ATGGCTACGAAGTTTAAAAAAAATGATTCAGAAGAAAATCATTATGTCCACAGTCACGCTGAGCCATTAACAGAAGATAAAATTAAGAAACAAAAACATGACACAGTAGCTATGGACCCTTCTCTAAAAGTAAATCTTAATAAATTAGCGAAGGATGTTAGTTACAAGGTCGACAATGATTCAGCAATGAACTTTGAACATAAAAATTTTTCCCATCTTCTTGCAATGCCCATATCCCTTCTCATGACCGTTTGGGCATTCCTAAAGACTGCACTATGCGCTTTTTTGACATACATCCGCCATGAAGAAATTTCTTACCAACCGCAGACTGCTAATGAGCAAGATTGTTCCGAAGGAAAGAAGATAGTTAAATGGTTCAATTTCAATGCAGCTTTGCGTGTATGGTGGTGTGTGCCTCAGGAAAAAAAAGGTGAAACATTGAGGCCAAGATTTACTAGCCTTTTCTTTGATAGATTCAGCGCTCCTCTAAAAAAAATACGTCATGGAGCTGCCTCATGGAAAGCTCTAGACATTATCTATCATCATGAATTCGGGAGAGACAAAACTTTTGGGAGCAGGCTAGCAGATTTTTGGATTGGCATGAGAAATGCTCAAGCCGTTCGCAACCGTCACAAGCTTGTGCAGAGAGAACTAATCAAGGTGATTTGTGAGATAGGCAAAATGCAAGTAAATTTACTCTCCGTTGCCTGTGGTTCAGCCGAAGCAGTAATCCAGGTAGTAAAGACAGTTAAGGAGGAAAAAGGAATAATAGTAAAGGTCACATTACTTGACCTTGATGCTAAGGCGCTAACTTATGCAAAAGGATTGGCAAAGGAATACGGTATTGAAAATCAGTTCTTAACGATTAACGAAAACATCAAGAATTTGGAGAAAGTAATTACGGACTCCTTTGATGTTATTGAGATGCTCGGGTTTCTTGATTACCAAGTATACGGGAAAGCAGTTTCACTGGTATCAAGATTGAGAGCATTACTAAATAAGAACGGGGTATTCCTTACCTGCAATATAATGAACAATCCTGAAAAATATTTTTTGCGATGGGTCATTTCTTGGCCAATGATTTACCGCAAGCCGTACGAAGTTGCTAAAATAATGTTAGCAGCTGGGTTCAGGAAAGAAAACATTGCGTTAATTGCTGAGCCTCATGAAATTCACATGATGGCAATATGCAAGTTAAATAGCAATTGTTAA
- a CDS encoding ferredoxin, with translation MKPIVNQELCIGCGTCEGLCPEVFHLDDGKSQVKEMPDYAPFKDKIDQAVDACPVQCISIEE, from the coding sequence ATGAAACCAATCGTCAACCAAGAGCTCTGCATTGGCTGCGGCACCTGCGAAGGCCTTTGCCCTGAAGTCTTTCATTTAGATGACGGCAAAAGCCAGGTCAAAGAAATGCCAGATTACGCGCCGTTTAAAGACAAAATTGACCAGGCAGTTGATGCCTGTCCAGTGCAGTGTATTAGTATTGAAGAATAA
- a CDS encoding YraN family protein, with translation MSYKQNIGKYGQEVARKWLQARDYNFLAANFSTRHGELDLIFEKNKQIIFVEVKTRLSDKFGLPEEAVTEQKKAKMSEAGLKYLAANQIASDNYRFDIVAVEIDKANKKAKIRHHKGI, from the coding sequence ATGTCTTATAAACAAAATATCGGCAAATATGGGCAAGAAGTGGCTAGAAAATGGCTGCAAGCCAGGGATTATAATTTTTTAGCTGCAAATTTTTCCACCAGGCATGGCGAGCTTGATTTAATTTTTGAAAAAAATAAGCAGATAATTTTTGTGGAGGTTAAAACACGCTTGTCTGATAAATTTGGCCTGCCCGAAGAAGCGGTCACAGAACAAAAGAAAGCCAAAATGTCTGAAGCAGGCTTAAAATATCTGGCAGCCAATCAAATTGCTAGTGATAATTATCGTTTTGACATTGTGGCAGTGGAAATAGATAAAGCTAATAAAAAAGCGAAAATTAGGCACCATAAGGGGATTTAA
- a CDS encoding metallophosphoesterase: protein MRFVYATDLHGNQNAIEAVFRLAQKEQADAIVFGGDLTPKSVAIKLAQHPDYSEEENYEINDEDLPLIDGEVIPTDSLEQSLKSNSYLESLQAIKTFNERIGSAILARHLERQGYILYELTNKFYEFETLMMEQIILEKLYAFFKSAEPVGKPAQLQLSEMELDILGDCVVDWLKQEEETWTEAMRDAFTHKCSLALGSKIKNFSEWAPSQYLLECILFELYQGQMTKITHGVEKVLLEHKSPLAKHILQSFKDTNTRLFRAHAYKTILEETHIASLAKHSNIAQLKNKAEDPAHLKQAQQKFFQKFFLPLTKQWRAANNNKPVYAMLGNDDLIENASLLEEAEREGIIYYLHGKIHKLDENFAIVGYSFVESLPPKILYRAWEKKSKEILAELRVLQNQLGEQKAVWVIHNPPYEVLDQVNGQKHAGSQGIMQFILEAQPQIALFGHIHEAPRLYGANVTLLGNTLCINPGGEHIHSLQTVLINTETLEIEVKGGEKYDGT from the coding sequence ATGCGGTTTGTATACGCTACCGATCTACACGGGAATCAAAACGCCATTGAAGCTGTGTTCAGACTAGCTCAAAAAGAGCAGGCTGATGCAATAGTTTTTGGTGGCGATCTGACTCCCAAGTCAGTAGCTATCAAACTTGCACAGCACCCTGACTACTCTGAAGAAGAAAATTACGAAATTAACGACGAAGATCTGCCGCTTATAGACGGCGAAGTCATTCCGACTGACAGTCTCGAACAGAGCTTAAAATCAAATTCTTATTTAGAGAGTTTGCAAGCCATCAAAACTTTCAATGAGAGAATCGGCTCTGCAATTCTGGCAAGGCATCTAGAGCGACAAGGCTACATACTCTATGAACTGACAAACAAGTTCTATGAGTTTGAAACCTTAATGATGGAACAAATCATACTTGAAAAGCTCTATGCTTTTTTCAAAAGCGCTGAGCCAGTCGGGAAACCGGCTCAACTCCAGCTTTCTGAAATGGAGCTGGATATTTTAGGTGATTGCGTTGTGGATTGGCTAAAGCAGGAAGAGGAGACTTGGACTGAAGCAATGCGCGATGCCTTTACGCACAAGTGTTCGCTGGCTCTTGGCTCAAAAATAAAAAATTTCTCTGAATGGGCACCATCGCAATATTTGCTGGAGTGCATTCTATTTGAGCTCTATCAAGGGCAAATGACAAAGATTACCCACGGAGTTGAAAAAGTTTTACTTGAGCATAAAAGCCCGCTGGCAAAGCATATTCTCCAATCATTCAAGGACACAAATACAAGACTCTTTCGGGCTCATGCCTACAAAACGATCCTGGAAGAAACCCATATCGCTTCTTTGGCGAAACATTCAAACATAGCGCAACTGAAAAATAAAGCAGAAGATCCTGCTCACCTTAAACAGGCTCAGCAGAAATTCTTTCAGAAATTTTTTCTGCCTCTGACAAAACAATGGAGAGCAGCCAACAACAATAAACCAGTCTATGCAATGCTCGGCAATGACGACCTGATTGAGAACGCATCATTGCTAGAAGAAGCTGAACGCGAAGGAATAATCTACTATCTTCACGGTAAAATCCACAAATTAGATGAAAACTTTGCGATCGTCGGCTACAGCTTTGTAGAATCCCTGCCACCAAAAATCCTGTACCGAGCCTGGGAAAAAAAATCAAAAGAAATCCTGGCGGAGCTTCGTGTTTTGCAAAACCAGCTTGGCGAACAAAAAGCAGTTTGGGTAATTCATAATCCACCTTACGAAGTGTTGGATCAAGTGAATGGCCAAAAACACGCAGGCAGTCAGGGCATAATGCAATTCATTCTGGAAGCGCAACCACAAATAGCTCTTTTCGGCCACATCCATGAAGCGCCACGGCTTTATGGCGCCAATGTCACTTTACTCGGAAATACGCTCTGTATTAATCCTGGTGGCGAGCACATACACAGCTTACAAACTGTGCTCATTAATACGGAAACACTAGAAATTGAAGTCAAAGGAGGGGAAAAATATGATGGCACTTAG
- a CDS encoding phosphoribosylglycinamide synthetase C domain-containing protein — protein MAEFKVLLIGSGGREYAYLRKLLQASEVFVHVAPGLSGMLYFLNEEERSRVKLYPEVKATDVKAILQLAQTIMPDLVVVGPETPLIFGQADELLAKGLKVVGFTAKGAELENNKAMAKAVYQQLGEPTAPGKLVLSLPEAIPFIEQCRRDGIPLACKTNHEAAGKGVIVPSPEGQDGKDHWTLVEETLVQMFDPKKPLGFLSKAVLLEHCYRSLREWSAMYLLGKNGFCLPWMPTKDHKLLHGNNTGGMGIVTPAPGFSMADMNKRLGIIAKVRQYLADRFGIELCGILYEGLNRIGLIDYLLETNIRGGDPETQAQLEYILGVAFHELLLAACEGNTGILSQVKVPEDMVSVGVVMASTGYPGDYSAQKGKEIIIPRDLPENVIIHPAGLVLEDNKLKIAGGRVLMVSAKRKTIPEARDIVYKVVKEIQHDGALDWREDIGIAA, from the coding sequence ATGGCAGAGTTCAAGGTTTTGCTGATTGGTTCGGGAGGCAGGGAGTATGCTTATTTAAGAAAGCTACTTCAAGCCTCGGAGGTGTTTGTTCATGTTGCTCCGGGCTTAAGCGGCATGCTGTATTTTCTTAATGAGGAAGAGCGCAGCCGGGTTAAGCTTTATCCGGAAGTAAAAGCAACTGACGTTAAGGCGATTTTGCAACTGGCGCAAACAATCATGCCCGATCTGGTTGTGGTCGGGCCTGAAACGCCGCTAATCTTCGGCCAGGCTGATGAATTGCTCGCCAAGGGCTTGAAGGTTGTCGGCTTTACGGCCAAGGGCGCGGAACTGGAAAACAATAAGGCCATGGCTAAAGCAGTTTATCAGCAGCTTGGTGAGCCGACTGCTCCGGGCAAGCTGGTGCTAAGCCTGCCAGAAGCCATTCCTTTTATTGAGCAATGCCGCCGTGATGGCATTCCTTTAGCTTGCAAAACCAACCACGAAGCAGCGGGCAAGGGCGTTATTGTTCCGTCGCCCGAAGGCCAGGATGGCAAAGATCACTGGACCTTGGTGGAAGAAACCCTGGTTCAAATGTTTGATCCTAAAAAGCCTCTTGGCTTTTTGTCCAAAGCCGTCTTGCTGGAGCATTGCTACCGCTCGTTGAGAGAGTGGTCAGCCATGTACTTGCTGGGCAAGAATGGCTTTTGTTTGCCCTGGATGCCAACTAAGGACCACAAACTGCTGCACGGCAATAACACTGGCGGCATGGGCATTGTTACCCCGGCGCCGGGATTTTCCATGGCTGACATGAACAAGCGATTGGGAATAATTGCCAAAGTGCGTCAATATCTGGCAGACAGATTTGGCATTGAGCTCTGCGGAATCCTTTACGAAGGATTGAATCGCATTGGCCTGATCGATTATCTGCTGGAAACAAATATCCGCGGCGGTGATCCAGAAACCCAAGCCCAGCTGGAATATATTCTGGGAGTGGCTTTCCACGAACTGCTTTTGGCAGCATGCGAAGGCAATACCGGCATTTTAAGCCAAGTAAAAGTGCCAGAAGACATGGTATCAGTTGGCGTGGTCATGGCTTCCACGGGTTATCCAGGTGATTATTCTGCCCAAAAAGGCAAGGAAATCATCATTCCCCGAGATCTACCGGAAAACGTAATTATCCATCCTGCTGGCCTGGTCTTGGAAGACAACAAACTGAAGATTGCTGGCGGCCGAGTATTAATGGTTTCTGCCAAAAGAAAAACAATACCCGAAGCCAGGGACATTGTGTACAAAGTGGTCAAGGAAATACAACATGACGGTGCTTTAGACTGGCGCGAGGATATTGGCATCGCTGCCTAA
- the nusA gene encoding transcription termination factor NusA yields MDLQSIQQAVKQIASEKGLSEAAIMETINSALAAAYRKDFGQKNQNIIFEFDVKSGKMRVYDKKIVVDFPAEFIKKIDENGRDKKYVEELEEGAVLPEGQEPLKFNPKNEVLLEDAKKINKKIKVGEELIVDLEIPADFGRMAAQTAKQVIIQKIRESERETIFNEYKQKEGQLITGTIQRREMAGLLIDLGKITALMPFEEQVRNERYVPGERMKFYIARVEMTIKGPEIIVSRSSSELIKKLFESEIPEINAGSIEVMSIAREAGFRSKVAVKSNQENIDPIGSCVGQRGARIQTIINELGGEKIDIIEWNEEPHKFISNALSPAKVVSLDISEKDKTASVTVREDQLSLAIGREGQNVRLAAKLTGWKINIVKETPSGEKEEVVAVDGAGTPVLEPEKTEESKDAKKDEKKKAKKAAKEKKVKKSETKKKSPKAEPEETKSEEAKEQQKED; encoded by the coding sequence ATGGATTTACAATCAATACAACAGGCAGTAAAGCAGATTGCCTCTGAAAAAGGCCTGTCAGAGGCAGCAATAATGGAAACTATTAATTCAGCCTTGGCCGCGGCTTATCGCAAGGATTTTGGCCAGAAAAACCAGAATATTATTTTTGAGTTTGATGTTAAAAGCGGCAAAATGAGGGTTTATGATAAAAAAATCGTGGTTGATTTTCCTGCAGAATTTATTAAAAAAATAGATGAAAACGGCCGTGATAAAAAGTATGTGGAGGAGCTTGAGGAAGGCGCTGTTTTACCAGAAGGCCAGGAACCTCTGAAATTCAATCCCAAAAATGAAGTTTTGCTGGAAGATGCCAAAAAAATTAATAAAAAAATAAAAGTTGGTGAAGAATTAATTGTGGACCTGGAAATTCCAGCTGATTTTGGCCGCATGGCTGCGCAAACAGCCAAACAGGTGATTATCCAAAAAATCAGGGAATCTGAAAGAGAAACAATTTTTAATGAATATAAGCAGAAAGAAGGTCAGTTAATAACAGGCACGATTCAAAGAAGGGAAATGGCCGGACTTTTAATTGATTTGGGCAAGATTACCGCTTTGATGCCATTTGAAGAACAAGTCAGAAATGAGCGTTATGTTCCCGGGGAAAGAATGAAATTTTATATTGCCAGGGTGGAAATGACAATAAAAGGCCCTGAAATTATAGTTTCCCGTTCAAGCTCAGAATTAATCAAAAAATTATTTGAATCAGAAATACCAGAAATTAATGCAGGCTCAATTGAGGTGATGTCTATTGCCCGCGAAGCAGGCTTTCGTTCAAAAGTGGCTGTCAAAAGCAATCAGGAAAATATAGATCCGATTGGTTCATGCGTTGGCCAGCGTGGCGCCAGAATTCAGACTATTATCAATGAGCTGGGCGGTGAAAAAATTGATATTATTGAATGGAATGAGGAACCTCATAAATTTATCAGCAATGCCTTATCACCGGCTAAAGTCGTAAGCTTGGATATTTCTGAAAAAGATAAAACAGCTTCAGTCACTGTTCGTGAGGATCAGCTTTCTTTAGCAATCGGCAGGGAGGGCCAAAATGTTAGGCTGGCTGCCAAATTAACCGGCTGGAAAATAAATATTGTCAAAGAAACCCCAAGCGGTGAAAAAGAAGAAGTCGTGGCTGTTGATGGGGCTGGCACGCCTGTTCTGGAACCTGAAAAAACAGAGGAATCAAAAGACGCTAAAAAAGATGAAAAGAAAAAAGCCAAAAAGGCTGCCAAGGAAAAAAAGGTGAAAAAATCAGAAACTAAGAAAAAATCTCCCAAAGCCGAGCCAGAAGAAACAAAATCTGAAGAAGCAAAAGAGCAACAAAAAGAGGATTAA
- a CDS encoding type 1 glutamine amidotransferase has protein sequence MKKILLIQIRDNKIIADHEFQCFKKATQGEKINLERVNIYFQDFSPDKIIKKYNGFLTGGSNFSIKDKFPRKAKLFKLVKKIIEREKPFLGICFGFQVLVEAAGGRVIFDKKKEEFGSKIVYLNNQGRQDKLFENLKRKFYVQQGHEWRVAKLPTDMLRLASGNAVLNQAVKIIDTPVYGIQFHPELDKKAMLWRLNLYKTSQVSWYSFKKNPFHKLLPTSSSKKVLSNFIKHIVK, from the coding sequence ATGAAAAAAATTTTGTTAATACAAATCAGAGATAATAAAATAATTGCGGATCATGAATTTCAATGTTTTAAAAAAGCAACCCAAGGAGAGAAAATTAACCTTGAGCGAGTTAATATTTATTTCCAGGATTTTTCGCCTGATAAAATTATTAAGAAATATAATGGATTTTTAACTGGGGGTAGTAATTTTTCAATTAAAGATAAATTTCCGCGCAAGGCTAAGCTTTTTAAATTAGTTAAAAAAATAATTGAGCGGGAAAAACCATTTTTAGGAATTTGTTTTGGTTTTCAGGTTTTAGTGGAAGCAGCTGGAGGCAGGGTGATTTTTGATAAGAAAAAAGAGGAATTTGGGAGTAAAATTGTTTATTTAAATAACCAAGGCAGACAAGATAAGCTTTTTGAAAATTTGAAGCGAAAGTTTTATGTACAGCAGGGACATGAATGGCGCGTAGCTAAATTGCCCACTGATATGCTAAGACTGGCGAGTGGCAATGCAGTTTTAAATCAAGCAGTAAAGATAATTGATACTCCAGTTTATGGCATCCAATTTCATCCCGAACTTGATAAAAAAGCAATGTTATGGCGGTTAAATTTATATAAAACCAGTCAGGTATCTTGGTATAGTTTTAAGAAAAATCCATTCCATAAATTATTGCCGACTTCTTCCAGCAAGAAAGTTTTAAGTAATTTCATTAAGCATATAGTTAAATAA
- a CDS encoding GAF domain-containing sensor histidine kinase: MDIRVVIKRSAIFTILVLLITSIYALFTYLVSIFFQGIIGTQSVIVNGVITAVLVALGFEPLKKFLSQITDTFLFKAEYNPQQVLGEFSDKLSSTLNLDELTQFLVKKTSEVFKCTKSSLYLFNPDHQEYQEKAMWGKRSVEPMAKIEPKLFNKIFSYLKQIGKAKDVIVREEIKKINEQYKNQVLNLLIKQLDEREVNLIVPFYVKEELIGILFLGDKKSGDVYSQQDLNVLEIIAGQSAVSIQNAGLFEEQKHFAEHLKREVDKATKELQIANVQLRKLDKAKSEFISIASHQLRTPLTVIRGYISMIEQGDFGIVSHKVQEPLDRVYKSTMRIIGLVEDLLNISRIESGRLKYDFKPTDLPALVADVYEELKQQAKNKSLQFEFIKPTKEIPQLVLDQGKIRETIMNLIDNSIKYTDAGFVRVKLERDDDHVTLSVSDSGRGLAPDEIPLLFQKFSRAKGAQLMHTEGTGLGLYIAKNIIAKHGGKIWVESPGTGKGSTFYIRFRINNKRLEK; this comes from the coding sequence ATGGATATTAGAGTTGTAATTAAACGTTCGGCTATTTTTACAATTTTAGTCTTGCTGATAACCTCAATTTATGCACTTTTTACCTATTTAGTTAGTATTTTTTTTCAGGGTATTATTGGTACCCAATCTGTCATTGTGAATGGTGTGATAACTGCCGTTCTAGTTGCTTTAGGCTTTGAGCCTTTAAAGAAATTCTTGTCTCAAATCACAGACACTTTTTTATTTAAAGCTGAATACAATCCTCAGCAGGTTTTGGGTGAATTTTCAGATAAATTATCTTCTACTTTGAATCTGGATGAATTAACCCAATTTTTAGTGAAAAAAACTAGCGAGGTATTTAAGTGCACCAAATCCTCGCTTTATTTATTTAATCCAGATCATCAGGAATACCAGGAAAAAGCCATGTGGGGCAAGCGCAGCGTAGAACCAATGGCAAAAATTGAGCCCAAATTATTTAATAAAATTTTCAGCTACCTCAAGCAGATTGGCAAAGCCAAAGATGTCATTGTCAGGGAAGAAATTAAAAAAATTAATGAGCAGTATAAAAATCAGGTTTTAAATTTACTGATTAAACAATTAGATGAACGCGAAGTGAATTTAATTGTGCCGTTTTATGTGAAGGAAGAATTAATAGGCATTTTATTTTTAGGCGACAAGAAATCCGGAGATGTTTATTCTCAGCAGGATTTAAATGTTTTGGAAATCATTGCTGGCCAGTCAGCGGTTTCCATCCAGAATGCCGGGCTTTTTGAAGAGCAAAAGCACTTTGCCGAGCATTTGAAACGCGAAGTTGATAAAGCCACCAAAGAATTACAAATTGCTAATGTGCAGTTAAGGAAATTAGATAAGGCTAAGTCAGAATTTATTTCCATTGCTTCCCATCAATTACGCACGCCTTTGACAGTTATCCGCGGCTATATTTCCATGATTGAACAAGGTGATTTTGGCATTGTCTCGCATAAAGTTCAAGAACCATTGGACCGCGTTTATAAAAGTACCATGAGAATTATTGGCCTGGTTGAGGATTTATTAAATATTTCGCGCATTGAAAGCGGCCGTTTGAAATATGATTTTAAGCCAACTGATTTACCTGCTTTGGTGGCTGATGTTTATGAGGAATTAAAACAGCAAGCTAAAAATAAAAGTCTGCAATTTGAATTTATCAAGCCAACCAAAGAAATTCCCCAGCTGGTGCTTGATCAGGGTAAAATCAGGGAAACGATTATGAATCTGATTGATAATTCCATTAAATACACTGATGCTGGTTTTGTCAGAGTAAAACTAGAACGCGATGATGACCATGTTACTTTGAGCGTCAGTGATTCCGGCCGCGGACTTGCGCCAGACGAAATACCATTATTATTTCAAAAATTTTCTCGCGCCAAAGGCGCGCAGCTGATGCACACCGAAGGCACTGGCTTGGGTCTTTATATTGCCAAAAATATTATTGCCAAGCACGGAGGCAAGATCTGGGTGGAAAGCCCTGGGACTGGCAAAGGCTCAACTTTTTATATTAGGTTTAGGATAAATAATAAAAGGCTGGAGAAATAA
- a CDS encoding glutamate-cysteine ligase family protein — MNLKKFTNLFNFDTQKKMFLGIEEEFWLTDSKGFLVNRAVSLLHEAAKEKLNLNWSRKEFLKDIWKKGTKGVLNNLRLSVGLQPELPLSQIEINTNPCPDFKSLEIDLLAQRGYLFFLTEKEKIKVLPTATPLYPFAAKIFPLPYYQKVQEIFADKIKKGFISGQHIHIGVADESEAIKVFNLLREYLPIFLALSTNSPISEGTSTSLHSARYFKYRVVAGQVIPNPVLSWKDYYGTLEKMMCLDDPTRNWKILRIHPYGTVEIRVSDIQLTAKEAIFLAVIAKVLAFLALNSSYNQQFSSLESMESSLLRSAVYGLSSQELRQSIIKALSKLTAIAKEMEIGEIWQRVLEWVKEGSNGSQRQLKYLAWAKNDPEKLFQLINNEFINEL, encoded by the coding sequence GTGAATCTGAAAAAATTCACTAATTTATTCAACTTTGATACTCAGAAAAAAATGTTTCTGGGTATTGAGGAGGAATTCTGGCTAACTGATTCAAAAGGTTTTTTAGTTAATAGAGCAGTTAGCCTCTTGCATGAAGCAGCCAAAGAAAAATTGAATCTTAATTGGAGCAGAAAAGAATTTCTCAAAGATATCTGGAAAAAGGGGACAAAAGGTGTTTTAAATAATTTGCGTTTAAGTGTAGGTTTGCAGCCGGAATTACCATTATCACAGATTGAAATAAACACCAACCCCTGCCCTGATTTTAAATCTTTGGAAATTGATCTGCTGGCACAAAGAGGTTATTTGTTCTTCTTAACCGAAAAAGAGAAAATAAAGGTGTTGCCAACTGCAACACCATTATATCCTTTTGCGGCGAAAATTTTCCCGCTTCCTTATTATCAAAAAGTCCAGGAAATTTTTGCTGATAAAATCAAAAAGGGTTTTATCTCTGGCCAACATATCCATATCGGAGTGGCAGATGAATCAGAGGCGATCAAGGTCTTCAATCTCTTGCGAGAGTATTTGCCAATTTTTCTGGCTCTTTCTACAAATTCCCCTATATCAGAAGGGACTTCAACTTCGCTGCATTCAGCCCGATATTTCAAATATAGGGTGGTGGCTGGGCAAGTAATTCCCAATCCCGTCTTATCGTGGAAGGATTATTATGGCACGCTAGAAAAAATGATGTGTCTGGACGATCCGACCAGAAACTGGAAAATACTGCGCATCCATCCTTATGGCACGGTTGAAATTCGTGTCTCTGATATCCAGCTCACTGCCAAGGAAGCGATTTTTTTGGCAGTCATCGCTAAAGTGTTGGCTTTTTTAGCCCTTAACTCCAGTTACAATCAACAATTTTCCAGTTTGGAATCAATGGAGAGTAGTTTATTAAGGTCCGCAGTCTACGGGTTGTCCAGTCAAGAGCTAAGGCAATCAATCATAAAGGCTCTTAGTAAATTAACAGCCATTGCCAAAGAAATGGAGATTGGTGAAATCTGGCAAAGAGTTTTGGAGTGGGTTAAAGAAGGATCAAACGGATCGCAACGCCAGCTCAAATATCTGGCTTGGGCGAAAAATGATCCTGAAAAACTCTTTCAGCTAATCAATAATGAGTTCATAAATGAACTTTAG
- a CDS encoding LAGLIDADG family homing endonuclease, whose amino-acid sequence MSKPQSKILIKWAPEFAYIIGLITTDGNLSSDKRHIHFTSKDKELVLKFKKILKLTNKIGKKSRGGNKIKKYYVIQFGDVNFYKFLLSIGLMPNKTKILNDIKIPKQYFFDFLRGHFDGDGSFYSYWDKRWKSSLMFYTTFVSASKQHILWLRKSIKQIINLNGHITHAKKSTIYQLKYAKNESKILLKKIYYSDKIPCLRRKRLKIFNILDNIN is encoded by the coding sequence ATGTCAAAACCACAATCAAAAATTTTAATTAAATGGGCTCCAGAGTTTGCCTATATTATTGGACTAATTACAACCGATGGAAATCTTTCATCTGATAAGAGGCACATTCACTTTACATCTAAGGACAAAGAGCTTGTTTTAAAATTCAAAAAAATATTAAAATTAACGAACAAAATTGGTAAAAAATCGCGGGGTGGAAATAAAATAAAAAAATATTATGTAATTCAATTTGGGGATGTTAATTTTTATAAATTCTTATTAAGCATAGGGTTAATGCCAAACAAAACGAAAATATTAAATGACATAAAAATTCCTAAACAATATTTTTTTGATTTTTTAAGAGGTCACTTTGATGGAGATGGTTCCTTTTATTCTTATTGGGATAAACGCTGGAAATCAAGTTTAATGTTTTATACGACTTTCGTGTCTGCAAGCAAACAACATATTTTATGGTTAAGGAAAAGTATCAAACAAATTATTAATCTAAATGGGCACATTACTCATGCCAAAAAATCTACAATATATCAACTAAAATATGCCAAGAATGAATCGAAAATTTTACTAAAAAAAATTTATTATTCAGATAAAATACCATGTTTACGAAGAAAACGCTTGAAAATTTTTAATATACTTGATAATATAAATTAA
- a CDS encoding methyltransferase domain-containing protein → MPVSGGAQFLNPKEILGKLQITEGMTIADLGCGNLGYFIIPAAKLIGKEGKAYAVDIQKSVLDAVVSRAKLDSLTNIETIWSNLEDAGSTKIPSGTVDIAILVNILFQNKKKKEIIYEAARILRNGGKVIIIDWKKIGIPFGPPVELRVEPNVIKSWATELRLRLIEETEFGDYFWGLIFEKI, encoded by the coding sequence ATGCCAGTTTCAGGCGGCGCTCAATTTCTTAATCCAAAAGAAATTTTGGGAAAACTTCAAATTACTGAGGGCATGACGATTGCAGATTTGGGTTGCGGAAATTTGGGTTATTTTATAATCCCGGCAGCCAAACTAATAGGCAAAGAAGGCAAGGCTTATGCCGTAGATATCCAAAAATCTGTTTTGGACGCGGTTGTTAGCCGGGCGAAACTTGATTCTTTGACCAATATTGAGACTATTTGGTCTAATCTGGAAGATGCTGGTTCAACTAAAATTCCAAGTGGCACCGTAGATATTGCAATTTTAGTCAATATTTTATTCCAAAATAAAAAGAAAAAGGAGATCATCTATGAGGCTGCGCGTATTTTGAGAAATGGCGGCAAGGTGATTATTATTGACTGGAAAAAAATTGGCATCCCATTTGGTCCGCCCGTAGAATTACGAGTTGAGCCAAATGTTATAAAAAGCTGGGCGACTGAATTGAGGTTGCGGTTAATAGAAGAAACTGAATTTGGTGATTATTTCTGGGGCTTAATATTTGAAAAAATTTAA